In Variovorax sp. OAS795, a single window of DNA contains:
- a CDS encoding cyclase family protein has product MESKNVPHVRELLEGSPKNWGKWGKDDEVGSLNYLTPVEILRGIATVKQGKTFTLQVRMGDPGGDPVWPGRQSAKRMNVMDRGHYLCGKGPRFPGQYEYADDVMFMYLQGSTQYDALGHVWYDDQIWNGYDADTTIGGLAKASVLPIGERGVVGRGILIDMARHRGKEVLGPGETFTHADLLEAAQRQGVVIEKRDILIIRTGWVGSFYKREHAEFYKDFKEPGLTYSPELVQWFQDMEIPNLVTDTMANEVTVDPVSGVELPLHNALMRNLGVALTEIAQLDLLAEDCANDGQWTFLYAAAPLKIVGGSGAPVNPIVIK; this is encoded by the coding sequence ATGGAATCGAAGAACGTGCCTCATGTGCGAGAGCTTCTGGAAGGCTCTCCCAAGAACTGGGGAAAGTGGGGCAAGGACGACGAGGTCGGCTCGCTCAATTACCTGACGCCGGTGGAAATCCTCCGCGGCATCGCGACGGTGAAGCAGGGAAAGACTTTCACGCTGCAGGTCCGCATGGGCGACCCTGGCGGCGACCCGGTGTGGCCCGGACGGCAATCCGCCAAGCGGATGAACGTGATGGACCGCGGCCACTACCTGTGCGGCAAGGGTCCGCGGTTTCCGGGGCAATACGAATATGCCGACGACGTGATGTTCATGTACCTGCAAGGCTCCACGCAGTACGACGCACTGGGCCATGTCTGGTACGACGACCAGATCTGGAACGGCTACGACGCGGACACCACCATCGGCGGACTGGCCAAGGCCAGCGTGCTGCCCATCGGTGAACGTGGCGTCGTGGGCCGCGGCATTTTGATCGACATGGCGCGCCACCGCGGCAAGGAAGTCCTCGGTCCCGGGGAAACCTTCACGCACGCCGACCTGCTCGAGGCGGCGCAAAGGCAGGGCGTGGTCATCGAGAAGCGCGACATCCTGATCATCCGCACGGGCTGGGTCGGCTCCTTCTACAAGCGCGAGCACGCCGAGTTCTACAAGGACTTCAAGGAGCCGGGCCTCACCTACAGCCCCGAGCTGGTCCAGTGGTTCCAGGACATGGAGATTCCCAACCTGGTGACCGACACGATGGCCAACGAGGTCACCGTCGATCCGGTCTCCGGCGTCGAGCTCCCGTTGCACAACGCGCTGATGAGAAACCTCGGCGTCGCACTGACGGAGATCGCGCAACTCGACCTGCTGGCCGAGGACTGCGCCAACGACGGCCAGTGGACTTTTCTCTATGCAGCAGCCCCTTTGAAGATCGTCGGCGGTTCGGGTGCGCCTGTGAACCCCATCGTCATCAAGTAG
- a CDS encoding sugar ABC transporter substrate-binding protein, with translation MIKSYSIAARAVLALSAALAFSGAAVAKDKVFLSMSYIGNDWQGEAASMQRAMASHPSNKDKIDFEVQVAGPNAQKQIQQINAMVQAGAKAIVIYPISPTALNQAVKAACDKGVHVFAYDAEITEPCAHNVHIDQLLAGKVAAEWLVKAMGGKGNVVYLTGVPGTSTDTQRTKASMEVFAKYPDVKVVAQGVGMWSQAVARTEMTKILASHPWDKVDGMLVQVGCYTMFSMQDEAGIPDAKKKPCAGEGANGHRIQMLPVSNKEVEGANGTYRPMGAPSFSYSSPPVSGAYALKLAIQALGGKKFPHDVIVPLPQVTNDTVKLCKEGSWKEMKEGCNVFQPSVVTNPGWFADVFNPETPEVALNAALTGQAEK, from the coding sequence ATGATCAAGAGCTATTCCATCGCCGCCCGCGCGGTGCTCGCATTGAGCGCCGCCCTTGCTTTCTCAGGTGCGGCCGTTGCGAAGGACAAGGTCTTTCTCAGCATGAGCTACATCGGCAACGACTGGCAGGGCGAGGCGGCCTCGATGCAGCGTGCCATGGCATCGCACCCGAGCAACAAGGACAAGATCGACTTCGAAGTCCAGGTCGCCGGCCCCAATGCGCAAAAGCAGATCCAGCAGATCAACGCCATGGTGCAGGCAGGCGCCAAGGCGATCGTGATCTATCCGATTTCGCCGACCGCGCTGAACCAGGCCGTGAAGGCCGCGTGCGACAAGGGGGTGCATGTCTTCGCCTACGACGCGGAGATCACCGAGCCCTGCGCCCACAACGTGCACATCGACCAGCTCCTCGCAGGCAAGGTCGCGGCCGAGTGGCTGGTCAAGGCCATGGGCGGCAAGGGCAACGTGGTGTACCTCACCGGCGTGCCCGGCACGTCGACCGACACGCAGCGCACCAAGGCCTCGATGGAAGTCTTCGCCAAGTATCCGGATGTGAAGGTGGTTGCCCAGGGCGTCGGCATGTGGAGCCAGGCCGTGGCGCGCACCGAGATGACCAAGATCCTGGCCTCGCATCCGTGGGACAAGGTCGACGGCATGCTGGTCCAGGTGGGCTGCTACACGATGTTTTCGATGCAGGACGAGGCCGGCATCCCGGACGCCAAGAAGAAGCCGTGTGCGGGCGAGGGTGCCAACGGCCACCGGATCCAGATGCTGCCGGTGTCCAACAAGGAAGTCGAAGGCGCCAACGGAACCTATCGGCCGATGGGCGCGCCGAGCTTCTCCTATTCGTCCCCGCCGGTGTCCGGTGCCTATGCGCTCAAGCTCGCCATCCAGGCGCTGGGCGGCAAGAAGTTCCCCCACGACGTCATCGTGCCGCTGCCGCAAGTGACCAACGACACCGTGAAGCTTTGCAAGGAAGGCTCCTGGAAGGAGATGAAGGAAGGCTGCAATGTGTTCCAGCCCTCCGTGGTCACCAACCCGGGCTGGTTCGCGGACGTCTTCAATCCGGAAACGCCCGAGGTCGCGCTCAATGCCGCGCTCACGGGCCAGGCCGAGAAGTAA
- a CDS encoding sugar ABC transporter ATP-binding protein → MSQPTQAISVEQVRKAFGPTVALESVTYSIAAGKVHALLGENGAGKSTSVKILSGLVRPDSGVIRLFGDEVRMNSPRDAHRLGVQTAFQELTLIPDLSVAENLLLPYQPTGLGGLLNKKAAEERVAESLAKMGLHMISPRAEVRSLDLPLRQKIEIAKAALREPKVLLLDEPTSALSGEDIAWLGQIIAQQKARGTTIIFITHRMPEVRMFCDSLTILRNGCSVGTFGIDEISDEEVIEQIIGRSLEKTFPPKPPVDRSAPPVLAVRELSAGRLRNASLSLQPGEVLGVAGLAGMGQLELFLSLFGDVPACAGTITVDGREVKIESPRDAIDARLGITLVPEERKTEALFLRLDGRQNTALPVLDRYTRFGLIDSEAEGLAVAGALAKVQVAERALHMPASAFSGGNQQKIVMAKWLLAGGRVLLLFDPTRGVDVGTKHEIYLLINEYVRAGGSVILYSTEIEEVVHLSHRVVVFYGGSIVREIDGAVEAISESEIMRAALGSAHTHGAETATRKAVQS, encoded by the coding sequence ATGTCCCAACCAACGCAAGCCATCAGCGTCGAGCAGGTACGCAAGGCCTTCGGGCCGACCGTGGCGCTCGAAAGCGTGACGTACAGCATCGCTGCCGGTAAGGTTCATGCGCTCCTGGGGGAGAACGGGGCGGGCAAGTCCACCTCGGTCAAGATCCTCAGCGGCCTGGTGCGCCCGGACAGCGGCGTGATCCGGCTGTTCGGCGACGAGGTGCGCATGAACAGCCCGCGCGATGCGCACAGGCTGGGCGTGCAGACAGCCTTCCAGGAGCTCACGCTGATCCCGGATCTCAGCGTGGCCGAGAACCTGCTGCTGCCCTACCAGCCGACCGGCCTTGGCGGCTTGCTGAACAAGAAGGCAGCGGAGGAGCGCGTGGCGGAAAGCCTCGCGAAGATGGGGCTGCACATGATCTCGCCGCGCGCCGAGGTGCGCTCGCTGGACTTGCCGCTGCGCCAGAAGATCGAGATCGCCAAGGCGGCGCTGCGCGAGCCCAAGGTCCTGCTGCTCGACGAGCCGACCTCGGCGCTGTCGGGTGAAGACATCGCGTGGCTGGGACAGATCATCGCCCAGCAGAAGGCACGCGGCACGACGATCATCTTCATCACCCACCGCATGCCCGAGGTGCGCATGTTCTGCGACAGCCTCACCATCCTGCGCAACGGCTGCAGCGTGGGCACCTTCGGCATCGACGAGATCTCGGACGAGGAGGTGATCGAGCAGATCATCGGCCGCTCGCTGGAGAAGACCTTCCCGCCCAAGCCGCCGGTGGACCGGAGCGCGCCGCCGGTGCTGGCGGTGCGCGAGCTGTCCGCGGGGCGGCTGCGCAACGCGTCGTTGTCGCTGCAGCCCGGCGAGGTGCTGGGCGTGGCAGGCCTCGCGGGGATGGGGCAGCTGGAGCTGTTCCTCTCGCTCTTCGGCGACGTGCCGGCCTGCGCGGGCACCATCACGGTGGACGGGCGCGAGGTGAAGATCGAATCGCCGCGCGATGCCATCGACGCCAGGCTGGGCATCACGCTCGTGCCCGAGGAACGCAAGACGGAGGCACTGTTCCTGCGCCTGGACGGACGGCAGAACACCGCGCTGCCGGTGCTCGACCGCTACACGCGCTTCGGGCTCATCGACAGCGAGGCCGAGGGCCTTGCCGTGGCCGGTGCCCTGGCGAAGGTGCAGGTCGCCGAACGCGCGTTGCACATGCCGGCCAGCGCCTTCAGCGGAGGCAACCAGCAGAAGATCGTCATGGCGAAGTGGCTGTTGGCAGGCGGGCGCGTGCTGCTGCTGTTCGACCCCACGCGCGGCGTCGACGTGGGGACCAAGCACGAGATCTACCTGCTCATCAACGAGTACGTGCGGGCGGGCGGTTCGGTCATCCTGTATTCGACCGAAATCGAGGAGGTGGTGCACCTGAGCCACCGCGTCGTCGTGTTCTACGGCGGCAGCATCGTGCGCGAGATCGACGGTGCGGTGGAGGCCATCTCGGAATCGGAAATCATGCGTGCGGCCCTCGGGAGCGCGCACACACACGGGGCCGAAACGGCGACCCGGAAGGCAGTTCAATCATGA
- a CDS encoding ABC transporter permease: protein MSNTAVVSYAQPAESPLARWAPGRAKGLLIAIAVLAVLFALVNFLSATRLAYPDLLYLSAGGLTLAVAAVGATIVILTGGFDLSAGAVISLVNVLVAAYLNDHPAAQGTAVLIGLGVGALVGAFNGFFVAVLRLQSIVVTLSTMFILTGITLVVMDKPGGMVPESFTRFFTGSAIEGVLPAPVLVLGFVVLAWLAIKKTRFGTALYAVGSDQEAATYSGINVVMTKLGAYTLAGLAYGAAGVLVTAQTATGDPLVGTPLLLQIFTAVVLGGTVLGGGRGGCVGSVVGAYSLMLIVNILLVLNVPAYYGTIVEGLVLIAAALGTTGVSRADLAHWWRQAFKRRLAHSARSRPVVRLVESARQLPAGASWLKTNGVALRYVLPAYVCLLLIMLATLLLGRPIDIGYLNTLILLGSFLVVLALGQGTVILTGGLDLSLPWTIGLCGILLGGFARGSNEAALWAVPLVLAIGVVIGLVNGLAIVLFKLPPIVATLAMNGLLQGIALLYSNGTPDGFAPPALKWLMNARIGSFTPVVFAVILFAAVGIVLLSRTVFGRHVYAVGNSPRVAHLSGVNVGRVTMSVYALSGLCSALVGVMLTGFGGQASLGMGDPYLLPSIAVVVIGGTLITGGRGKYVGMIGGVLLLTALQTLLAGTMIPPSIRDVIYGVVILCAVVMLRERSTH from the coding sequence ATGAGCAACACCGCAGTTGTTTCGTACGCCCAGCCGGCGGAATCGCCGCTGGCCCGATGGGCGCCGGGCCGGGCCAAGGGGCTCCTGATCGCGATCGCCGTGCTGGCGGTGCTGTTCGCGCTGGTCAATTTCCTGTCGGCCACGCGGCTCGCGTATCCCGACCTGCTCTATCTCTCGGCGGGCGGACTGACGCTCGCTGTGGCGGCGGTCGGCGCAACCATCGTCATCCTCACCGGCGGCTTCGACCTGAGTGCGGGCGCCGTGATCTCGCTGGTGAACGTGCTGGTGGCGGCCTACCTCAACGATCACCCGGCTGCGCAAGGCACGGCGGTGCTCATCGGCCTGGGCGTGGGCGCGCTGGTGGGGGCGTTCAACGGATTCTTCGTGGCCGTGCTGCGCCTGCAGTCGATCGTGGTCACGCTGTCCACGATGTTCATCCTCACCGGTATCACGCTGGTGGTGATGGACAAGCCGGGTGGCATGGTGCCCGAGTCGTTCACCCGCTTCTTCACGGGCAGCGCGATCGAAGGGGTGCTGCCCGCGCCGGTCCTGGTGCTCGGGTTCGTGGTGCTGGCCTGGCTCGCCATCAAGAAGACGCGCTTCGGCACCGCACTCTATGCGGTCGGCAGCGACCAGGAGGCGGCCACGTACTCGGGCATCAACGTCGTGATGACGAAGCTCGGCGCCTACACGCTGGCCGGCCTGGCCTACGGCGCCGCCGGCGTGCTCGTCACGGCGCAGACCGCGACGGGAGACCCGCTGGTGGGCACGCCCCTGCTGCTGCAGATCTTCACCGCGGTGGTGCTGGGGGGCACGGTGCTGGGCGGCGGACGGGGCGGCTGCGTGGGCTCCGTGGTCGGCGCCTACAGCCTCATGCTGATCGTCAACATCCTGCTGGTGCTGAACGTGCCGGCCTACTACGGCACCATCGTGGAAGGCCTGGTCCTGATCGCCGCCGCACTCGGTACGACCGGTGTGTCGCGCGCGGATCTTGCGCACTGGTGGCGCCAGGCCTTCAAGCGTCGCCTCGCCCACTCGGCACGCTCGCGGCCGGTGGTGCGCCTGGTGGAGTCCGCGCGGCAGCTGCCTGCCGGCGCAAGCTGGCTCAAGACCAACGGCGTGGCGCTTCGCTACGTGCTGCCGGCCTATGTGTGCCTGCTGCTGATCATGCTCGCGACGCTCCTGCTCGGCCGCCCGATCGACATCGGCTACCTGAACACCCTGATCCTGCTGGGGTCCTTCCTGGTGGTGCTGGCCCTGGGCCAGGGCACGGTCATCCTGACCGGCGGGCTGGACCTGTCGCTGCCCTGGACCATCGGGCTCTGCGGCATCCTGCTCGGCGGCTTTGCGCGCGGCAGCAATGAGGCCGCGCTGTGGGCCGTGCCATTGGTGCTTGCCATCGGGGTTGTGATCGGACTCGTCAACGGCCTGGCCATCGTGCTGTTCAAGCTTCCGCCGATCGTGGCCACCCTGGCGATGAACGGGCTCCTGCAGGGCATTGCGCTGCTCTACAGCAACGGCACGCCCGATGGCTTCGCGCCGCCCGCGCTCAAGTGGCTGATGAATGCGCGGATCGGGTCTTTCACACCGGTGGTGTTTGCCGTGATCCTGTTCGCGGCGGTAGGCATCGTGCTGCTGTCGCGCACGGTGTTCGGGCGGCATGTCTATGCGGTGGGCAACAGCCCCCGGGTGGCGCACCTGTCGGGCGTCAACGTCGGGCGCGTGACCATGAGCGTCTATGCCTTGAGCGGACTGTGCTCGGCGCTCGTCGGGGTGATGCTCACGGGTTTCGGTGGCCAGGCCAGCCTCGGCATGGGCGATCCCTACCTGCTGCCATCGATCGCCGTGGTCGTCATCGGCGGCACGCTCATCACCGGCGGGCGCGGCAAGTACGTCGGGATGATCGGCGGCGTGCTGCTGCTCACGGCCCTCCAGACCTTGCTGGCCGGCACGATGATCCCGCCCTCAATCCGGGACGTGATCTACGGCGTGGTCATCCTGTGCGCGGTGGTGATGCTGCGCGAGCGGTCGACGCACTGA
- a CDS encoding alpha/beta fold hydrolase: MFKLSDKAWWERYIAELNADRHWTQAAKYFSGQIQFNHDKGHSTLSVVAGRAVAAFPEGIPLGAEIEVGGPDEEWQRVLDGKIDWFEALSPGLGRLALSGNTVAAWRYVDVMARAFDAMKRVDKPVPGEAPSYSPAGKVSGKEITGHYVVVDGIRVYYEEAGEGDPIICFHAASQDTLMYRHVLEGLSDSYRVIAVDAPGHSKSELPAEGPFQSLTRHAEFNEKLMDKLGLVKPAIIGCSMGGNLVLELGARRPDAYSAIVSAEGADYTPTVSEFFLDMLLMNGTDIIGAWSRSMTGHRTPPDRARDVVWQISRTTPEVMRGDLTGYGNFDKRGEVGKIKAPVLLLRGDADWLVYQSKVEETASRIPGSRIAVLAGTGHYPMTENPLEFCETVRAFLQKAGAGH; encoded by the coding sequence ATGTTCAAACTTTCAGACAAGGCCTGGTGGGAACGGTACATCGCGGAACTCAACGCCGATCGCCACTGGACCCAGGCCGCCAAGTATTTCAGCGGGCAGATCCAGTTCAATCACGACAAGGGCCATTCGACCTTGTCCGTCGTCGCCGGCCGCGCGGTCGCGGCGTTTCCGGAAGGGATTCCGCTCGGCGCAGAGATCGAGGTCGGCGGGCCCGACGAGGAATGGCAGCGCGTGCTCGACGGCAAGATCGATTGGTTCGAGGCGCTCTCACCGGGCCTCGGCCGCCTGGCGCTGTCGGGCAACACGGTCGCCGCCTGGCGCTATGTCGATGTGATGGCCCGGGCCTTCGATGCCATGAAGCGGGTCGACAAGCCCGTGCCCGGCGAGGCGCCCTCGTACTCGCCGGCGGGCAAAGTCTCGGGCAAGGAGATCACGGGCCACTACGTCGTCGTCGATGGCATCCGCGTCTACTACGAAGAAGCGGGCGAGGGCGATCCGATCATCTGCTTCCACGCGGCATCGCAGGACACGCTGATGTACCGGCATGTGCTCGAAGGCCTGTCCGACAGCTATCGCGTCATCGCCGTCGATGCGCCGGGCCACTCCAAGTCGGAGCTGCCCGCGGAGGGCCCGTTCCAGAGCCTCACGCGCCATGCCGAGTTCAACGAGAAGCTCATGGACAAGCTCGGCCTCGTGAAGCCCGCGATCATCGGTTGCTCCATGGGCGGCAACCTGGTGCTGGAGCTGGGCGCGCGCCGGCCCGACGCCTACAGCGCGATCGTCTCGGCCGAAGGCGCGGACTACACGCCGACGGTTTCCGAGTTCTTCCTCGACATGCTCTTGATGAACGGCACCGACATCATCGGCGCCTGGTCGCGCTCCATGACCGGCCATCGCACGCCGCCGGACCGCGCACGCGACGTGGTGTGGCAGATCTCCCGCACCACGCCCGAAGTGATGCGCGGCGACCTGACCGGCTATGGCAATTTCGACAAGCGCGGCGAGGTCGGAAAGATCAAGGCGCCTGTGCTGCTGCTGCGCGGCGATGCCGATTGGCTGGTCTACCAGAGCAAGGTCGAGGAGACCGCGTCGCGCATTCCCGGCAGCCGGATCGCCGTGCTCGCGGGCACCGGGCACTACCCGATGACCGAGAACCCGCTCGAGTTCTGCGAGACGGTGCGGGCCTTTCTCCAGAAGGCCGGCGCCGGCCATTGA
- a CDS encoding alpha/beta hydrolase: protein MAQGTRKEINGTTLWVEDTGESDLPVILCLHSCFLDGTMFDGLVKAAEGKFRVVRPDFRGQGKSAIEDVDIISMDQCADDMQALIDAMGLQSINVMAQSMGGDVAFRLIARRQDLFRSLVVAGSSACGEPPDQGALFAQWVVDAGRQGFTGEILEMTMRVMFGETTRQDPAKQEMVAYWRERIAALPKSLRPAMKGVMHRESSVDLLPSIQIPVLIINGEEDMPRPPAWSDQMKAELPNAKLIRLKKIGHSPTLEAPEIVLPEIVGFFSDPRV from the coding sequence ATGGCACAAGGCACTCGCAAAGAAATCAACGGCACGACACTCTGGGTCGAGGACACGGGGGAGAGCGATCTTCCCGTCATCCTCTGCCTGCACTCCTGCTTCCTGGACGGCACCATGTTCGACGGCCTGGTCAAGGCGGCCGAAGGCAAGTTCAGGGTCGTTCGCCCCGACTTCCGCGGCCAGGGCAAGAGCGCGATCGAGGACGTGGACATCATCAGCATGGACCAGTGCGCGGACGACATGCAGGCGCTGATCGACGCCATGGGGCTCCAATCGATCAACGTGATGGCCCAGTCGATGGGCGGGGACGTTGCATTCCGCCTCATCGCGCGGCGGCAGGACCTGTTCCGTTCGCTGGTGGTCGCCGGCTCGTCGGCGTGCGGCGAACCGCCCGATCAGGGCGCACTCTTCGCGCAGTGGGTGGTCGATGCCGGCCGGCAAGGCTTCACGGGCGAGATCCTGGAGATGACGATGCGCGTGATGTTCGGCGAAACCACCCGCCAGGACCCCGCCAAGCAGGAGATGGTGGCTTACTGGCGCGAGCGCATCGCGGCCCTGCCGAAGTCGCTGCGTCCTGCGATGAAGGGCGTCATGCATCGGGAGAGCTCGGTCGACTTGCTGCCGTCCATCCAGATCCCGGTGCTGATCATCAACGGCGAAGAAGACATGCCGCGTCCGCCCGCGTGGTCGGACCAGATGAAGGCCGAGCTGCCGAATGCGAAGCTGATCCGGCTGAAGAAGATCGGCCACAGCCCCACGCTGGAAGCCCCGGAGATCGTGCTGCCCGAGATCGTCGGCTTCTTCTCCGATCCGCGGGTCTGA
- a CDS encoding alpha/beta hydrolase, with protein sequence MLTQEARAFVKQWSESLQDLGPMLTGENKTVSLDQIRAAYNGMLAQNPAPPGITFEHVVMGGVPGQVAIPDVVGTDAIVVYIHGGAYIVGGPDGYHGIGGHLAKMLGAKVFLPDYRLAPEHPFPVPIDDTLRFYKGLLDAGHPARSIVFAGESAGGAMTVTVMVAARNAGLPLPAGGVAISPWANLEHTGISMTNRETIDPLNSKAGLVFLANVFLHGALPNHPMASPVFADVTGLPPIMVQMGEAELMLTDGMRLATHLAENRVRMTLEVWPHMFHAWHFVASLQPEARQALESAASFMQQCLRDAGKPS encoded by the coding sequence ATGCTGACCCAGGAAGCGCGGGCATTCGTGAAGCAATGGAGCGAGAGCCTGCAGGACCTCGGACCTATGCTGACAGGCGAGAACAAGACGGTGTCGCTGGACCAGATCCGGGCCGCCTACAACGGCATGCTGGCGCAGAACCCTGCTCCGCCGGGCATCACGTTCGAGCATGTCGTGATGGGCGGGGTGCCGGGCCAGGTCGCGATCCCCGACGTCGTCGGGACCGACGCGATCGTTGTCTACATCCATGGGGGCGCCTACATCGTGGGCGGGCCGGACGGCTACCACGGCATCGGCGGCCACCTGGCGAAGATGCTGGGCGCCAAGGTGTTCCTGCCGGACTACCGGCTCGCGCCCGAGCACCCGTTCCCGGTCCCCATCGACGACACCCTGCGGTTCTACAAGGGCCTGCTCGATGCGGGGCATCCGGCCCGCAGCATCGTCTTTGCCGGCGAGTCCGCCGGGGGCGCAATGACCGTGACGGTGATGGTGGCGGCCCGCAACGCCGGCTTGCCGTTGCCGGCGGGTGGCGTGGCGATTTCGCCCTGGGCCAACCTGGAGCACACGGGCATCTCGATGACGAACCGGGAAACCATCGACCCCTTGAACAGCAAGGCCGGCCTCGTGTTCCTGGCCAACGTGTTCCTGCATGGCGCCTTGCCGAATCATCCGATGGCATCGCCCGTCTTTGCCGATGTGACGGGCCTGCCGCCCATCATGGTGCAGATGGGCGAGGCGGAACTGATGCTCACCGACGGCATGCGCCTGGCGACGCACCTTGCCGAGAACCGTGTGCGCATGACGCTCGAAGTCTGGCCCCACATGTTCCATGCCTGGCACTTCGTTGCAAGCTTGCAGCCTGAAGCGCGGCAGGCCCTGGAGAGCGCCGCATCGTTCATGCAGCAGTGCCTGCGCGATGCCGGCAAGCCGTCCTGA
- a CDS encoding NADP-dependent oxidoreductase, which yields MGAADPLQRAVLFRAYGSAASAEVAEIARPAAGPGQVLVRVRAAGINGLDWKVREGFVREAFPLQLPAVLGIELAGVVEALGPGASRFRVGDRVMGPLGGLGAYADFVAVDEANLVRTPHSLDDVQAAGIPVAAVAAWQSLHHAGPIAAGQRILIHGAAGGLGGYAVQYARRAGAEVFATASTAHIGYVRSLGAAHVIDYRSERFESVARDIDLVLDYVGGDVLDRSWQVLSKDGAIVGTSSPDILARTPPGRRGLWFMNKADAPLLERLVAEIAQGSLRPKLAEVVGFNDLPAAIERNRTGPRIGKVVADFSR from the coding sequence CTGGGTGCAGCGGACCCGCTTCAACGCGCTGTGCTCTTCCGCGCCTATGGCAGTGCCGCTTCCGCCGAAGTCGCCGAGATTGCGCGGCCCGCAGCCGGACCGGGCCAGGTCCTGGTCCGCGTGCGAGCCGCCGGCATCAACGGCCTCGACTGGAAAGTTCGCGAAGGCTTCGTGCGGGAGGCTTTCCCGCTTCAACTGCCCGCCGTGCTGGGCATCGAGCTTGCGGGCGTCGTCGAAGCGCTCGGCCCGGGTGCTTCGCGCTTTCGCGTGGGCGATCGCGTGATGGGGCCGCTCGGCGGGCTCGGTGCCTATGCCGATTTCGTGGCCGTCGACGAGGCGAACCTGGTGCGCACGCCGCACAGCCTGGACGACGTCCAGGCGGCCGGCATTCCCGTCGCGGCCGTGGCCGCCTGGCAGAGCCTGCACCATGCGGGGCCGATTGCCGCGGGCCAGCGCATCCTGATCCACGGCGCGGCCGGAGGGCTGGGCGGCTATGCCGTGCAGTACGCCAGGCGCGCGGGCGCCGAGGTCTTCGCCACCGCGTCGACGGCGCACATCGGCTACGTTCGAAGCCTCGGCGCGGCCCACGTCATCGACTACCGGAGCGAACGCTTCGAATCGGTGGCGCGGGACATCGACCTGGTGCTCGACTACGTCGGTGGCGACGTGCTCGACCGCTCGTGGCAGGTGCTCTCGAAGGACGGCGCGATCGTCGGCACGTCGTCGCCCGACATCCTGGCGCGCACGCCGCCCGGCCGCCGCGGGCTGTGGTTCATGAACAAGGCGGATGCGCCCCTGCTCGAACGGCTGGTGGCGGAGATCGCCCAAGGCTCGCTGCGCCCGAAGTTGGCCGAAGTGGTGGGCTTCAACGACCTTCCCGCCGCCATCGAGCGCAACCGCACCGGCCCGCGCATCGGCAAGGTCGTGGCCGACTTCTCACGCTAG